A DNA window from Porphyromonas gingivalis ATCC 33277 contains the following coding sequences:
- a CDS encoding YiiX/YebB-like N1pC/P60 family cysteine hydrolase — translation MKRSGNKHPFGFTVLRLNAFVTRCILSLSFLLCLSACSQGRKERFFVPAFPEGTELRDGDLICRLGTSWYSGLFRKKASSAQEYSHIGIVLYAGTDSCSVVHTEEDPSSGHGGVALESLSSFLAHSRRAGIYRLHLPDSVLLHFVRAALDYRERQVPFDFAFDSASDAELYCTELVAAALLRADSLLPIRPSISVAGRRVYSLDDLLLLPGTKCMALAN, via the coding sequence ATGAAGCGATCGGGAAATAAGCATCCCTTCGGATTTACGGTTTTACGTCTTAATGCATTCGTTACCCGGTGCATTCTCTCCCTTTCTTTTCTGCTCTGTCTGAGTGCATGCTCGCAGGGCAGGAAAGAAAGGTTTTTTGTACCTGCCTTCCCCGAAGGAACGGAATTGCGCGATGGCGACCTCATCTGTCGCTTAGGCACTTCGTGGTATTCCGGTCTTTTCAGGAAAAAGGCCTCTTCGGCACAAGAATATAGCCATATCGGCATCGTTCTTTATGCCGGTACGGATAGTTGCTCGGTAGTCCATACCGAAGAAGATCCGAGCAGTGGACATGGAGGAGTCGCCTTGGAATCCCTTTCGTCATTCCTTGCACATTCGCGGCGTGCAGGTATCTATCGTCTCCATCTTCCTGATTCCGTCCTGTTGCACTTTGTCAGAGCTGCTCTCGACTATCGCGAACGTCAAGTTCCTTTCGATTTTGCTTTTGATTCGGCCTCCGATGCCGAGCTGTATTGTACCGAGTTGGTTGCTGCCGCTTTGCTCAGAGCGGATTCTTTGCTGCCGATCCGGCCGTCCATCTCAGTGGCAGGACGGCGTGTTTATTCTTTGGACGATCTTCTCCTGCTCCCCGGCACCAAGTGCATGGCTCTTGCGAATTGA
- a CDS encoding head GIN domain-containing protein, with protein MKTKRLFLLAIIALCSIHASMGLDLQKRVKGNEQFASEERLAEPFNSLSASGSIDIQIEYSPIQAPLRIEAESNIIPLINTTVKKGVLNIEFEKKRSISPNAAVRVIVSVPEIQSVTLGGSGNLIFGSGFNQPTLKVTINGSGSINFIDTKAAQLDIVLNGSGDLRGSIFAHKDIRMNLKGSGNITLSIDETKTIRANMKGSGGIKLTGKASNTILRNSGSGMFDCQSLTTDHADIKMSGSGGGRLSVTKKISVNLSGSAGFTCHGKAKIGSYKIGRSSSFSMQP; from the coding sequence ATGAAGACAAAAAGACTTTTTCTACTAGCGATCATTGCACTATGCAGCATTCATGCATCAATGGGGCTTGACCTCCAAAAACGAGTAAAAGGGAATGAGCAATTCGCCTCTGAAGAGCGTTTGGCAGAGCCTTTCAACAGCCTTTCGGCATCAGGCAGCATTGATATTCAGATCGAATACTCCCCCATACAGGCACCCCTCCGAATAGAAGCTGAGTCGAACATCATACCACTAATCAATACAACGGTAAAGAAAGGTGTCCTGAACATCGAATTCGAAAAAAAACGTTCCATATCGCCTAATGCTGCAGTGCGAGTTATCGTCAGTGTGCCGGAAATACAATCAGTCACACTGGGCGGTAGTGGCAATTTGATTTTCGGTTCCGGTTTCAACCAGCCCACCCTGAAAGTAACCATTAACGGTAGTGGCAGTATAAACTTCATCGATACAAAAGCGGCACAACTGGACATCGTACTCAATGGTAGCGGTGACCTTCGCGGCAGCATTTTTGCTCATAAGGATATACGCATGAACCTGAAAGGATCAGGCAATATCACTCTTTCCATAGACGAAACCAAGACAATTCGAGCTAATATGAAAGGAAGTGGAGGTATTAAGCTGACAGGAAAAGCTTCGAACACGATACTGAGAAATTCGGGAAGCGGGATGTTCGACTGCCAAAGCCTGACGACTGACCATGCCGACATAAAAATGAGCGGAAGCGGAGGCGGCCGCCTCAGTGTAACGAAGAAAATCAGCGTCAATCTATCAGGATCCGCCGGTTTCACCTGCCATGGAAAGGCTAAAATAGGTTCTTATAAAATAGGACGCTCTTCTTCATTCAGTATGCAACCGTAA
- a CDS encoding head GIN domain-containing protein, with product MWTKRLLFLVLAAASISFASAQIISWKRIKGNGKVQTEERRIGQFDRLIVKGSMDVNIQQSTSGQALTIEAESNILPLVETVVEGGTLVIKMKPSLSISINKGVRIRITTPQLSEAELHGSGDITFAGRFRLRSLRIELSGSGDITFANATIANDLNVSLRGSGDIRGNILTGRNATLSLAGSGDIDLSLGHPQRVEAGISGSGDIKIKGQTAFAALKCSGSGDLECRNLSAQQADVRISGSGDGKLAVTEKLDINLSGSAGLVCYGKPVIGTHKVSRSSSFRMVP from the coding sequence ATGTGGACAAAAAGACTCCTTTTCCTCGTGCTCGCGGCAGCAAGTATCAGTTTTGCATCTGCCCAAATAATCTCATGGAAACGCATCAAGGGTAACGGTAAAGTACAGACAGAAGAGCGGCGTATAGGTCAATTCGATCGCCTGATCGTAAAGGGCAGCATGGATGTGAATATACAGCAAAGCACGTCGGGACAAGCATTGACGATAGAGGCCGAATCCAACATCCTCCCTCTGGTCGAGACAGTAGTAGAAGGCGGTACTCTGGTAATCAAAATGAAGCCATCGCTATCTATCTCTATCAATAAAGGTGTCCGGATCAGGATAACTACTCCCCAACTGTCAGAAGCAGAGCTACACGGAAGCGGTGATATTACATTTGCCGGAAGATTCCGTCTGCGATCTCTTAGGATCGAACTCTCCGGAAGCGGTGACATCACTTTTGCCAATGCCACGATAGCCAATGATCTGAACGTCAGCCTTAGAGGTAGTGGCGACATACGGGGCAATATCCTTACCGGCAGGAATGCAACTCTCTCGCTGGCCGGTTCGGGCGACATAGACCTTTCGCTCGGTCATCCTCAGAGAGTGGAAGCCGGTATCAGCGGAAGCGGAGATATAAAGATAAAGGGACAAACAGCCTTTGCCGCGCTGAAATGCAGCGGAAGCGGAGACCTCGAATGCCGTAACCTGTCGGCCCAACAAGCTGACGTAAGGATCAGTGGCAGCGGAGATGGCAAGCTGGCTGTTACCGAAAAGCTGGATATCAACCTGTCCGGATCAGCCGGCCTTGTCTGCTATGGCAAACCTGTCATCGGTACACACAAAGTCAGCCGTTCTTCCTCTTTCCGAATGGTTCCTTAA
- the clpP gene encoding ATP-dependent Clp endopeptidase proteolytic subunit ClpP — protein sequence MNEFKKYATRHIGLNAQALDDYTRIQSSYISPTIIEERQLNVAQMDVFSRLMMDRIIFLGTQIDDYTANVIQAQLLYLDSADPGKDISIYLNSPGGSVYAGYGIYDTMQYIGCDVATICTGMAASMASVLLVAGTKGKRFALPHSRVMIHQPLGGMQGQASDLEIAAREILRVKKELYTIISSHSGKPVKQVEKDSDRDYWMTAPEALEYGMIDKILEKNRK from the coding sequence ATGAACGAATTCAAAAAATACGCGACCCGACATATCGGGTTGAATGCACAGGCCTTGGACGACTATACCAGAATCCAAAGCAGCTACATCTCTCCGACCATTATCGAAGAACGCCAGTTGAACGTTGCACAAATGGATGTGTTCTCACGTCTAATGATGGATCGGATCATCTTCCTTGGCACTCAGATCGACGATTACACGGCCAATGTCATTCAAGCACAGCTTCTTTATCTCGATAGTGCCGACCCCGGTAAAGATATTTCCATCTATCTGAATTCACCCGGCGGATCTGTTTATGCCGGTTATGGCATATACGATACGATGCAGTATATAGGGTGCGATGTGGCCACTATCTGTACGGGCATGGCCGCGTCTATGGCATCAGTGCTGCTCGTAGCAGGAACGAAAGGCAAACGCTTTGCTTTGCCTCATTCCCGCGTGATGATACATCAGCCGCTTGGTGGTATGCAGGGGCAGGCCAGCGATTTGGAGATCGCAGCTCGCGAGATTCTGCGCGTCAAAAAAGAGCTTTACACGATTATCTCTTCTCACAGTGGAAAGCCCGTCAAGCAGGTCGAAAAAGATAGTGATCGGGACTATTGGATGACAGCCCCCGAAGCATTGGAGTACGGGATGATAGATAAAATCCTCGAAAAGAATCGAAAGTAG
- the clpX gene encoding ATP-dependent Clp protease ATP-binding subunit ClpX yields MAKKKDEEYCSFCGMPRTQVNLMLEGVHAHICDECALRAGEVVREALQKFKSEETNNLKREDLPRPIEIKEFLDSYVIGQDDAKRFLSVAVYNHYKRLLQQEDSDGVEIEKSNIIMVGPTGTGKTLLARTIAKMLHVPFAVVDATVLTEAGYVGEDIESILTRLLQAADYDVKQAERGIVFIDEIDKIARKSDNPSITRDVSGEGVQQGLLKLLEGSIVNVPPQGGRKHPEQKMIPVDTRHILFVCAGAFDGIEKKIAQRLNTRVVGYTAGLQNRHIDRENMLRYIRPQDLKSFGLIPEIIGRLPILTHLEPLDRDALRNIMTEPKNAITKQYEKLFAMDGIKVSFTSDMLDFVVDKAIEFKLGARGLRSIVETIMMDAMFTMPSGKKKTLVVDKAYAEAHLNIDDLLQDQ; encoded by the coding sequence ATGGCAAAGAAAAAGGACGAAGAATACTGTAGTTTTTGTGGCATGCCGAGAACGCAGGTAAACCTGATGCTCGAAGGAGTCCATGCTCATATCTGCGATGAATGTGCCCTCCGTGCAGGAGAGGTGGTTCGAGAAGCGTTGCAAAAATTCAAATCGGAAGAGACGAACAATCTGAAGAGAGAGGACTTGCCTCGGCCTATAGAGATCAAGGAATTTCTCGATTCGTATGTTATCGGGCAGGATGATGCCAAACGTTTTCTTTCTGTCGCTGTATACAATCATTACAAACGATTGCTCCAGCAAGAGGACAGCGATGGCGTAGAGATCGAGAAAAGCAATATTATTATGGTCGGTCCCACGGGAACCGGCAAGACACTCTTGGCTCGTACGATAGCCAAAATGCTCCATGTTCCTTTCGCCGTAGTCGACGCTACGGTACTGACCGAAGCCGGCTATGTGGGGGAAGACATTGAGAGTATTCTCACCAGACTTTTGCAGGCCGCAGACTACGATGTCAAACAGGCCGAGAGAGGGATTGTCTTTATCGATGAGATAGACAAGATAGCCCGTAAGAGTGATAATCCTTCGATTACGCGTGATGTCAGTGGCGAAGGAGTACAGCAAGGTTTGCTCAAACTTCTGGAAGGTTCTATCGTAAATGTTCCTCCTCAAGGCGGTCGCAAACATCCGGAGCAGAAGATGATTCCGGTGGACACGAGGCATATTCTCTTCGTTTGTGCCGGAGCTTTCGACGGCATAGAGAAGAAAATTGCTCAGCGACTCAATACTCGTGTTGTGGGTTATACTGCCGGATTGCAAAACAGGCATATCGATCGTGAGAATATGCTTCGCTATATTCGTCCGCAGGATTTGAAATCTTTTGGGCTGATTCCTGAAATCATCGGTCGTTTGCCTATTTTGACCCATTTGGAGCCGTTAGATCGGGATGCCCTCAGAAATATCATGACGGAGCCCAAGAATGCCATTACCAAGCAATACGAAAAACTGTTTGCCATGGATGGCATCAAGGTTTCTTTTACATCCGATATGCTTGATTTCGTCGTTGATAAAGCTATCGAATTCAAATTGGGTGCACGTGGACTACGCTCCATCGTAGAGACGATCATGATGGATGCGATGTTCACGATGCCATCAGGTAAGAAAAAGACTTTGGTCGTGGACAAAGCTTATGCAGAAGCTCATTTGAATATTGACGATTTGCTACAAGATCAATAA
- the recQ gene encoding DNA helicase RecQ, translated as MDIVLAEKLQRHFGFDRFKGNQEAIIRNVLAERNTFVLMPTGGGKSLCYQLPAMLMTGTTIVVSPLIALMKNQVDAMRSFSAKDGVAHFMNSSLNKTQLERVKNDVRDGLTKLLYVAPESLTKEENIAFLREIDISFYAIDEAHCISEWGHDFRPEYRRIRPIINEIGPRSIIALTATATPKVQHDIQKNLGLMDADVFKSSFNRPNLFYHIRPKTQDVDRDVVKYILSQPGKSGIVYCMSRNKVTTFAQVLQANGIKALPYHAGLDAGERASNQDAFLNEEISVIVATIAFGMGIDKPDVRYVIHYDMPKSLEGYYQETGRAGRDGGEGECIAFYRPKDLQRLEKFMQGKPISEQEIGRQLLAETAAFAESRVCRRKLLLHYFGEDYTQENCGACDNCTSTYKQVEAKELLLNVLETVSALKEQFKTEYVVNVLMGELTPDIESFGHQDLEVFGIGSDETETTWTAVIRQALLSGYLSRDIENYGLLKVTAKGKKFALKPVSFKIVDENEEDEDDDAPKVGGRGSGGAMDPVLFAMMKDLRKKLGASLKLPPYVIFQDPSLEAMATFYPVTIEELQNIPGVGVGKATRYGKEFLDLIRRHVEENEIERPEDMRVRTLANKSKMKVSIVQQIDRKVALDDIAVSHGLDFPELLSEVETIVYSGTRINIDYFINEVMDEDHLEDIFEYFKESTTDSLEEAMQELGKDYSEEEIRLVRIKFLSEMAN; from the coding sequence ATGGACATTGTTCTGGCCGAAAAATTACAGCGGCATTTTGGATTTGACCGATTCAAAGGCAATCAGGAGGCTATCATAAGAAATGTATTAGCCGAACGAAACACTTTTGTGCTGATGCCTACGGGAGGTGGGAAATCCCTATGCTACCAATTGCCGGCCATGCTCATGACCGGCACGACCATCGTAGTCTCTCCCCTTATCGCTCTGATGAAGAATCAGGTGGATGCCATGCGTAGCTTCAGTGCCAAGGATGGGGTCGCTCACTTTATGAATTCTTCTTTGAATAAGACACAGCTCGAACGTGTTAAGAATGATGTACGTGATGGACTTACCAAGCTGTTGTACGTCGCTCCCGAATCATTGACAAAAGAAGAAAACATTGCTTTTCTGCGTGAAATAGATATTTCGTTTTACGCTATAGACGAAGCCCATTGCATATCGGAATGGGGGCATGACTTCAGACCCGAATACAGACGGATTCGTCCTATCATCAATGAGATAGGGCCCCGATCGATCATCGCTTTGACAGCCACGGCTACCCCGAAAGTACAGCATGATATTCAAAAGAATCTTGGTTTGATGGATGCCGATGTATTCAAATCGTCTTTCAATCGTCCCAATCTTTTTTATCATATACGTCCTAAAACACAGGACGTAGATCGTGACGTAGTCAAATACATCCTATCCCAGCCGGGAAAGAGCGGTATTGTCTATTGCATGAGTCGAAATAAAGTAACTACTTTTGCCCAGGTTTTGCAGGCCAATGGGATCAAAGCCCTTCCCTATCATGCGGGACTTGACGCCGGAGAGCGAGCGAGCAATCAGGATGCTTTTCTGAATGAAGAGATAAGCGTGATCGTTGCCACCATTGCTTTTGGGATGGGTATTGACAAGCCGGATGTTCGCTACGTCATTCACTATGATATGCCCAAAAGCTTGGAAGGGTATTATCAGGAAACGGGGCGTGCCGGTCGAGATGGAGGAGAAGGCGAATGTATTGCATTCTATCGCCCCAAAGACCTGCAACGTTTAGAGAAATTCATGCAAGGCAAGCCCATATCCGAGCAGGAAATCGGGCGTCAGCTATTGGCCGAGACTGCAGCATTTGCGGAGAGCAGAGTGTGTAGGCGCAAGCTGCTTCTCCACTATTTTGGAGAGGACTATACTCAGGAAAACTGCGGTGCATGTGATAATTGTACGAGTACGTATAAGCAAGTGGAAGCAAAGGAACTATTGTTAAACGTTTTGGAAACAGTTTCTGCTTTGAAGGAACAGTTCAAAACGGAGTATGTCGTTAATGTATTGATGGGCGAATTGACTCCTGATATAGAGTCATTCGGACATCAGGATTTAGAGGTCTTCGGTATCGGAAGCGATGAAACCGAGACAACATGGACAGCCGTCATCAGACAAGCACTGCTTTCCGGCTATTTGAGTCGGGACATCGAAAATTATGGTCTGCTGAAAGTGACAGCCAAAGGCAAGAAGTTTGCCCTCAAACCTGTTTCTTTCAAGATCGTCGATGAGAACGAAGAGGACGAGGATGACGATGCTCCTAAGGTGGGAGGGCGAGGTTCCGGTGGGGCCATGGATCCGGTCCTGTTCGCCATGATGAAAGACCTCAGAAAGAAATTGGGAGCATCTCTCAAGTTGCCTCCCTACGTTATCTTCCAAGATCCCTCATTGGAGGCTATGGCTACGTTCTATCCCGTTACGATCGAAGAGCTGCAGAATATTCCCGGCGTGGGTGTCGGCAAGGCTACTCGCTATGGGAAAGAATTCCTCGATCTGATCCGTCGTCACGTAGAGGAAAACGAGATCGAACGTCCGGAGGATATGCGTGTACGTACACTCGCCAACAAATCGAAGATGAAAGTCTCCATCGTTCAGCAAATCGATCGTAAAGTAGCTTTGGACGATATAGCGGTGAGCCATGGATTGGATTTTCCGGAATTGCTGTCAGAAGTCGAGACGATAGTCTACTCCGGTACTCGAATCAATATCGACTACTTCATCAACGAGGTCATGGACGAGGATCATTTGGAAGATATATTCGAGTATTTCAAAGAATCCACGACAGACTCTTTGGAGGAGGCTATGCAAGAACTCGGTAAGGACTATTCGGAGGAAGAGATTCGTTTGGTACGGATCAAGTTCTTATCCGAAATGGCAAACTAA
- a CDS encoding peptidylprolyl isomerase — translation MKKNGMRICIIMLSLLFWALPSMGQKNVIDEVVWMVGDEPILRSDIEATKRFLLSSGRPLEGNADCYIPEQIAVQKLFLNQAKIDSIEVNEADVNRYVDMYLADYIQQFGSKEKMEEYFNRKYTQIREEQRVEVRNSEIVRMMRKKIDENVKVTPSEIRQYFASLPQDSLPYIPTTVEVQLLAIKPVISLHETDAIKKRLREFSDEINEGRRDFTTLARLYSEDSKTALQGGEYGFVSKASLDAEFARVVFSLTDTKRVSPIIKTDDGYHIVQLIEKRGDVINFRQIVLKPKVSDAALTETTNKLDSLYSLIKGNKLTFEKAVAQYSEDNDTRNNQGLMVNKLQQSDFYSSSRFKYEELPQDISRVVYNMKPGEVSKPFILKTDKGNEEVVIVKIKNLIEGHRANMNSDFQTIKALALNKKKEGVVDAWIRKKQKETYIHIEPAYRNCQFRYPGWLEDRQ, via the coding sequence ATGAAAAAGAATGGAATGCGCATCTGCATAATCATGTTGTCGTTGCTCTTCTGGGCACTCCCCTCAATGGGACAGAAGAACGTGATCGACGAAGTCGTATGGATGGTGGGAGACGAACCGATTCTGCGCTCAGACATAGAGGCTACCAAACGTTTTTTGCTCAGTTCGGGACGCCCTCTTGAAGGGAATGCAGACTGCTATATTCCTGAGCAGATTGCCGTCCAAAAGCTTTTTCTCAATCAAGCCAAGATAGACAGTATCGAAGTCAATGAGGCAGATGTAAACCGGTATGTGGATATGTATCTGGCCGATTATATCCAGCAGTTCGGCTCCAAAGAAAAGATGGAAGAATACTTCAATCGGAAGTACACACAGATACGCGAAGAACAACGTGTAGAGGTTCGGAATAGTGAGATCGTTCGCATGATGCGAAAAAAAATCGATGAAAACGTAAAGGTTACTCCTTCTGAAATTCGTCAGTACTTTGCATCGCTTCCTCAGGATAGTTTGCCCTATATCCCTACAACTGTGGAGGTACAATTACTTGCCATCAAGCCGGTAATCTCTCTGCATGAAACGGATGCTATCAAGAAGAGATTGCGCGAATTCTCGGATGAGATCAATGAAGGACGACGCGATTTCACTACGCTGGCTCGTTTGTACTCCGAAGACTCCAAGACTGCTTTACAGGGTGGCGAATACGGCTTTGTCAGCAAGGCTTCGCTGGATGCGGAGTTTGCTCGCGTGGTTTTTTCACTTACTGATACGAAGCGTGTTTCCCCGATCATTAAAACCGACGACGGCTATCATATCGTTCAGCTCATAGAGAAACGAGGCGATGTGATCAATTTCCGACAGATCGTACTCAAACCCAAAGTATCTGATGCTGCCTTGACGGAAACTACAAACAAGCTGGATAGCTTGTACTCCCTGATAAAAGGAAATAAGCTGACCTTTGAAAAAGCCGTTGCCCAATACTCTGAAGATAACGATACGCGCAACAATCAGGGACTTATGGTCAATAAGCTCCAGCAGAGCGATTTTTATAGTTCCTCCCGCTTCAAGTACGAAGAGTTGCCACAAGACATCAGCCGAGTTGTCTACAATATGAAGCCCGGTGAAGTTTCCAAGCCTTTTATTCTCAAAACGGACAAAGGTAATGAGGAGGTTGTCATCGTAAAGATCAAAAATCTGATCGAAGGACACCGAGCCAACATGAACTCCGATTTCCAAACGATCAAGGCCTTAGCCCTAAACAAAAAGAAAGAAGGAGTTGTCGATGCATGGATAAGAAAGAAGCAAAAAGAAACTTATATCCACATCGAACCTGCCTACCGCAACTGTCAGTTCCGCTATCCGGGCTGGCTTGAAGACAGACAATAA
- a CDS encoding OstA-like protein — protein MRKGEKRESRLGSRQLGAIILIVTLSFSALASLQGPPPKGSKGKTHVILEHADELRYDRLYNPDVQRLLGNVVIKHEGAVMRCDSAHLNQEENTFEAFGQVSMQQGDTVSMFARYLHYDGNIKYARLRHEVRLENRSATLFTDSLDYDRVMNLGYYFEGGSIVDSLNTLTSSYGEYSPTTSDAIFRDNVHLENKDYTMDTEELHYNTDTKISHILGPTEMRSDSGYIVSTRGVYDSNTDVGILLDRSIVYSSNGAKQLTGDSIFYDRRTGFGEAFGNMILTDTMNRSSLYGEYGYYDEKKDYAFATQRSYMIDFSKPDTLWAAADTLEMITQRRVPEDRRIARGYRHVRVYRTDVQAIADSMQYDSRDSLLYLYDNPIMWNEDSQLSGDTIRFKFRNDSLDYADVLTKALAVRRIDSVMYDQLAGRHIRAYMQDSLVRQIQVHGNAEVIQYEQHKRSKRWYLMNRIEAPSIIADFEEGQLKKVLLRGVASGKGYPIKMLTPDLQRLASFRWEEAVRPKSKEDLFRRQPDSVLQVHRSLSDLRRFSGALAALRAYTALAEEERKDSLAIAALQTDSIPPTPAAGKEATDPTDRLSPYIARPTTDTKEEGFFDLFFTPFIFNREKLWD, from the coding sequence ATGAGAAAGGGAGAAAAACGAGAATCTCGGCTCGGTAGCCGACAACTGGGGGCGATAATTCTGATCGTCACTCTCTCTTTTTCTGCCCTTGCCTCTCTCCAAGGTCCCCCTCCCAAAGGGAGTAAGGGGAAAACGCATGTCATCCTCGAACATGCCGATGAACTCCGTTACGACAGACTCTACAACCCCGATGTACAGCGTCTGCTTGGCAATGTCGTGATCAAGCATGAAGGAGCTGTGATGCGCTGCGACAGCGCTCATCTTAATCAGGAAGAGAACACTTTCGAAGCATTCGGCCAAGTTTCCATGCAGCAGGGTGACACCGTATCCATGTTCGCCCGCTATCTCCATTATGATGGAAACATCAAATACGCTCGTCTTCGCCATGAAGTGCGACTGGAAAATCGTTCGGCTACTCTCTTTACGGATAGTTTGGATTATGACCGGGTTATGAACCTGGGCTACTATTTCGAAGGTGGTAGCATAGTCGACTCTCTCAATACGCTGACTTCCAGCTATGGAGAATATTCTCCCACCACATCCGATGCCATCTTCCGAGATAATGTCCATTTGGAAAATAAGGACTATACCATGGACACGGAAGAACTTCATTATAATACAGATACCAAGATCAGTCACATATTGGGGCCTACGGAGATGAGATCGGACTCCGGCTATATCGTTTCTACGCGAGGAGTGTACGATTCGAACACCGATGTAGGTATTTTGCTGGATCGCTCCATCGTTTATTCCTCTAACGGGGCAAAGCAATTGACGGGGGATTCGATCTTTTACGACCGTCGTACCGGTTTTGGCGAAGCCTTCGGCAATATGATCCTCACCGATACGATGAACCGTTCTTCTCTTTATGGGGAGTATGGTTATTACGATGAGAAGAAAGACTATGCTTTTGCCACCCAACGATCTTATATGATCGACTTTTCCAAACCCGACACCTTGTGGGCAGCAGCCGACACGCTTGAGATGATCACGCAGCGTCGCGTCCCCGAGGATAGGCGGATAGCACGCGGGTACAGACATGTACGGGTCTATCGAACTGATGTCCAAGCCATTGCCGACTCTATGCAGTACGACTCTCGCGATTCTCTGCTCTACCTTTATGACAACCCCATTATGTGGAATGAAGACTCCCAGTTGAGCGGCGATACGATCCGATTCAAATTCCGCAACGACAGTCTGGACTATGCCGATGTGCTTACCAAGGCTCTTGCCGTTCGGCGGATAGATTCCGTCATGTATGACCAGCTGGCCGGCAGACATATCAGAGCCTATATGCAGGACAGCCTTGTACGCCAGATACAGGTGCATGGCAATGCCGAAGTCATCCAATACGAACAGCACAAACGATCGAAACGCTGGTATCTGATGAATCGAATCGAAGCTCCCTCTATAATTGCCGATTTCGAAGAAGGCCAACTCAAGAAAGTACTCTTGCGTGGAGTGGCATCGGGCAAAGGCTACCCGATCAAAATGCTCACGCCCGATCTTCAACGCTTGGCCTCTTTTCGATGGGAGGAGGCTGTCAGGCCGAAATCGAAGGAGGATCTTTTCCGCAGGCAGCCGGATTCCGTCTTGCAGGTGCATCGATCGCTGTCCGATTTGCGACGCTTTAGCGGTGCTTTGGCAGCCCTTCGTGCTTACACGGCTCTGGCCGAAGAGGAGAGAAAAGACTCATTGGCAATCGCTGCCCTACAGACCGACTCCATTCCTCCGACACCTGCAGCCGGCAAAGAGGCTACCGATCCTACAGACCGGCTCTCTCCTTATATTGCCCGACCTACTACGGACACCAAAGAGGAAGGCTTCTTCGATCTTTTCTTCACTCCATTCATCTTTAATAGAGAAAAACTATGGGATTAG